A part of Amycolatopsis lurida genomic DNA contains:
- the gatC gene encoding Asp-tRNA(Asn)/Glu-tRNA(Gln) amidotransferase subunit GatC, translating to MPNISRDEVAHLAKLARLAVTEEELDVFAGQLDQILDSVAKVSEVAGEDVPPTSHAVPLTNVFREDTVRPGLTQQQALAGAPASEEGRFRVPRILGEEQ from the coding sequence GTGCCCAACATTTCCCGCGACGAGGTCGCACACCTCGCCAAGCTGGCCAGGCTTGCCGTCACCGAAGAGGAGCTGGACGTCTTCGCCGGCCAGCTCGACCAGATCCTGGACTCGGTGGCCAAGGTGAGCGAGGTCGCAGGCGAGGACGTCCCGCCCACGTCGCACGCCGTGCCGCTGACCAACGTGTTCCGTGAGGACACGGTCCGACCGGGGCTGACCCAGCAGCAGGCGCTGGCCGGTGCGCCGGCCAGCGAAGAGGGTCGTTTCCGGGTGCCGCGGATTCTGGGAGAAGAACAGTGA
- the gatA gene encoding Asp-tRNA(Asn)/Glu-tRNA(Gln) amidotransferase subunit GatA encodes MTELIKLTAAELAEKIQSREVSAVEVTQAHLDRIAEVDDHIHAFLHVDTEGALDAARAVDADVAEGNAPKSALAGVPLALKDVLTTKGIPTTVGSKTLENWIPPYDATVTRKLREAGVVVLGKTNMDEFAMGSSTENSAFGPTHNPWDHARIPGGSGGGSSASIAAFEAAIAIGTDTGGSIRQPGAVTGTVGVKPTYGGVSRYGLVAFSSSLDQAGPCARTVLDAALLHEVIAGYDPMDSTSIDAPVPPVVAAARQGLTGDLKGVRVGVVKEFAGDGYQPGVLRSFEAAVEQLRALGAEVVEVSCPNFTYALPAYYLIAPSECSSNLARFDAMRYGLRVSDDGEHSAEEVMSLTREKGFGPEVKRRIMLGTYALSSGYYDAYYGSAQKVRTLITRDFEAAYEKVDVLVSPTTPTTAFKIGERVDDPMAMYLADLCTIPSNLAGNAAMSVPSGLSHEDGLPVGLQIMAPAMADDRLYRVGAAYEVARDAANGGSLVHEVPELGGKK; translated from the coding sequence GTGACCGAACTCATCAAGCTGACCGCCGCCGAGCTGGCGGAGAAGATCCAGTCCCGTGAGGTCTCGGCCGTCGAGGTCACCCAGGCCCACCTGGACCGCATCGCCGAGGTCGACGACCACATCCACGCGTTCCTGCACGTCGACACCGAGGGCGCGCTCGACGCGGCCCGCGCGGTGGACGCCGACGTCGCCGAGGGCAACGCGCCGAAGTCGGCGCTCGCCGGTGTCCCGCTGGCGCTCAAGGACGTGCTGACCACCAAGGGCATCCCGACCACGGTCGGTTCGAAGACCCTGGAGAACTGGATCCCGCCGTACGACGCCACCGTGACGCGCAAGCTGCGCGAGGCCGGTGTCGTGGTGCTCGGCAAGACCAACATGGACGAGTTCGCGATGGGCTCCTCCACGGAGAACTCCGCGTTCGGCCCGACGCACAACCCGTGGGACCACGCTCGCATCCCCGGTGGTTCCGGCGGTGGCTCCTCGGCGTCCATCGCGGCGTTCGAGGCCGCGATCGCGATCGGCACCGACACCGGTGGTTCGATCCGCCAGCCCGGCGCGGTCACCGGCACCGTCGGCGTGAAGCCGACGTACGGCGGCGTCTCCCGCTACGGTCTCGTCGCCTTCTCGTCGTCGCTCGACCAGGCCGGTCCCTGCGCCCGGACGGTGCTCGACGCCGCGCTGCTGCACGAGGTCATCGCCGGGTACGACCCGATGGACTCGACCTCGATCGACGCGCCGGTCCCGCCGGTGGTCGCCGCGGCCCGTCAGGGCCTGACCGGTGACCTCAAGGGCGTCCGCGTCGGCGTGGTGAAGGAATTCGCCGGCGACGGCTACCAGCCGGGCGTGTTGCGGTCCTTCGAGGCCGCCGTCGAGCAGCTGCGCGCGCTCGGTGCCGAGGTCGTCGAGGTCTCGTGCCCGAACTTCACCTACGCGCTGCCCGCGTACTACCTGATCGCGCCGAGCGAGTGCTCGTCGAACCTCGCCCGGTTCGACGCCATGCGCTACGGCCTGCGCGTGTCCGACGACGGCGAGCACAGCGCCGAAGAGGTCATGTCGCTGACCCGCGAGAAGGGCTTCGGCCCCGAGGTCAAGCGCCGCATCATGCTCGGCACGTACGCGCTTTCCTCGGGCTACTACGACGCCTACTACGGCTCGGCGCAGAAGGTCCGCACGCTCATCACGCGCGACTTCGAAGCCGCCTACGAAAAGGTGGACGTGCTGGTCTCGCCGACCACGCCGACCACGGCGTTCAAGATCGGCGAGCGCGTCGACGACCCGATGGCGATGTACCTGGCGGACCTCTGCACCATCCCGTCGAACCTCGCCGGGAACGCCGCGATGAGTGTCCCGAGTGGACTGTCGCACGAGGACGGCCTGCCGGTCGGCCTCCAGATCATGGCCCCCGCGATGGCCGACGACCGGCTGTACCGCGTCGGTGCCGCGTACGAGGTCGCACGCGACGCCGCCAACGGTGGTTCGCTGGTGCACGAGGTTCCGGAGCTGGGAGGAAAGAAGTGA